From Mobula birostris isolate sMobBir1 chromosome 8, sMobBir1.hap1, whole genome shotgun sequence, the proteins below share one genomic window:
- the LOC140202094 gene encoding nodal homolog, protein MITPGILSTLGLGVPSQQTSHYAPWLGPKHESSQESSRVAWHGSPAQERDTLRRFLGRAQSVPERGEASPGHRPRYPFYMIQLYKAVTGRGGRDLSAQDQTAVQEADEVVSLMARAWNHSEDGWVINFDMTSISAHETVQFAELRIRPPLFSTCQNTTVVINHSHIYNCHGNRTCYDHLTLGSFTAGPSSARSGWQVFNITGLLNTWLGHESFEGSGQWDIHQPLSGDCQESEERRRLLPAKRAKPEAAAGQRRPPKRNAHQIMMVVFLKRNNARLGGPTSTLLSTVLQSEHRLGGRHRQEAGSKRHKRNRKERLNMGNSTVELRKDQSLCRRMDMEVNFDQIGWGEWVIYPKSFNAYRCGGECPSPVDETFMPTNHAYMQSLLKSFHPERVPCTSCVPIKMSALSMLYYKDWEVVLSHHKDMIVEECGCH, encoded by the exons ATGATAACCCCGGGGATCCTATCAACCCTCGGGCTAGGAGTCCCCAGCCAACAGACGTCTCACTACGCTCCGTGGCTGGGACCCAAGCACGAAAGCAGCCAGGAATCCAGCCGAG TCGCTTGGCACGGGAGTCCGGCACAGGAGCGGGACACCCTGCGTCGCTTCTTGGGTAGAGCCCAATCCGTACCTGAACGGGGAGAGGCGAGTCCCGGGCACCGACCTCGGTACCCGTTCTACATGATCCAACTGTACAAGGCTGTGACCGGCAGAGGTGGCAGGGATCTCTCCGCCCAGGACCAGACGGCGGTGCAAGAGGCAGACGAAGTGGTCAGTCTGATGGCCAGGG CTTGGAATCACAGTGAAGATGGCTGGGTTATCAATTTTGACATGACCTCCATTTCGGCCCACGAGACTGTACAGTTTGCCGAGCTTCGGATCCGCCCACCTCTGTTCTCCACCTGTCAAAACACCACAGTTGTCATTAATCACAGCCACATCTACAATTGCCATGGCAACAGGACTTGCTACGACCACTTGACTCTCGGCTCCTTCACTGCAGGCCCTTCCAGCGCCAGGTCGGGTTGGCAGGTCTTCAACATCACCGGCCTCCTCAACACCTGGCTGGGCCACGAGTCTTTCGAGGGATCCGGGCAATGGGATATTCACCAGCCTCTCTCCGGGGACTGCCAGGAGAGTGAAGAGCGCCGGCGGTTGCTGCCGGCAAAGCGGGCCAAGCCAGAAGCCGCGGCGGGCCAGAGGAGGCCTCCCAAGCGGAATGCTCACCAGATCATGATGGTGGTGTTTCTCAAGAGGAATAATGCCAGGCTCGGAGGGCCgacctccacactgctgagtacCGTGCTGCAGTCGGAGCACCGGCTGGGCGGCAGGCACCGGCAAGAGGCCGGCAGCAAGAGGCACAAGAGGAACAGGAAGGAAAGGCTGAACATGGGCAACAGCACGGTGGAGCTGAGGAAGGACCAGTCCCTGTGTCGGAGGATGGACATGGAGGTGAACTTTGATCAGATAGGATGGGGCGAGTGGGTCATCTACCCCAAAAGCTTTAATGCCTACCGGTGTGGCGGGGAATGCCCATCGCCAGTGGATGAGACGTTCATGCCCACGAACCACGCATACATGCAG AGTCTACTGAAATCCTTCCATCCTGAGCGTGTGCCCTGTACGTCCTGCGTTCCAATCAAAATGAGTGCCTTGTCCATGCTTTACTACAAGGACTGGGAGGTGGTGCTGAGTCACCATAAGGACATGATTGTGGAGGAATGTGGCTGCCATTGA